cctgcttttttggttttgcctgaagtataatagattctgctccacccttttacttttagtttgaatgtctcatcctgtttcaggtgtgtttcctgtaaacaacatatagtaggattctgacttttaatccagtctgctaactgcttcctctttatgaggcagtttgccccattcacatttatggttagaaggactaattctatattgcttgccatcctattaacccctgcttatgcttttcccctttccttcccttttaccctcctatccagtattaaactggtaaacaccacttgcttttcacagccctccctttttaggatccctcccccaccttaaagatcctccccttattttaccccttttcctcgaaattactgtattcccttccccttagcttactccttccctttcacttttcaatgaagtggaagaagtttcaccataaatcgaatatgtctattgatacacgctatgttcatctccctcctttctttctctcagatataataggttacctttgcctcttcatgagatgtagtaccaccactttatacttttttatgatataatctcctttccacctctagtttctaagacaaattgtacatatgttctttacatattttttttgacagaagtatagttctcaagatttctttttaccttttttagaagtctcttgagttctgtatttgaagatcaaaccttttatgtaggtctggttttttcatcaaaaatagatggaattcatttatttcattaaatgtccatcttcttccctggaaaacgatgctcattcttgctgggtaagttattcttggctgcataccaagtttcttagcctttcggaatatcatgttccaggccctgcgttcttttaatgtggacgctgctagatcctgtgttatccttattgtggatcctctatatctgaattgtttttttctagcagcttccaatatcttttcctttgtctgatggttcttgaacttggccactatatttcttggcgttttgattttagggtccctttcagtaggtgatcgatgaattttttcaatgtctattttaccctctgtttccaaaacgtctgggcagttctctttgataatttcctcgaaaatggtgtccaagctctttttttcctcccatttttcagggagtccgattattctcaaattgtctctcctggatctgttttccaggtctgttgtctttctggtaaggtacttgacagtcttttcaattgtttcatttctctggttttgcttgactccctcttggtttctccttgagtcattcatttctacttgttccagtctaattttcaatgatgtattttcttcactcactttttttatatctctttgtaattgtccaattgactttttatcttctatggaatttttttttccattttatccattttattttttagagagctgatttctttttccagctctctaatcctgttttccttggagttgtttaccttttccagctcactaatcctgttttccttggagttgtttaccttttccagctcactaatcttgtttctcaatgatttgatttctttatccactctgtctttgaatgcatgggatgacttctccaggctctcttgccaagcttcccttaccttttcccatttctcttccagctctcttgtgagagcctttttgatttcctctatgaggttcttttgtattgaggagcagcttatatccctcccaggggatacatctggggacagtctgttcctagtctcctcagcatttgaagtctgctccctctccacacagaagctgtcaatggttagagcccttttgaattttttgttcattttgtcagagtaggaatcaaagaaaacaaactgacaagagaaacaattggtctgttttgcgggggatagggctggatggtattaatgggcttcctctacagactgggggtagggcagcagagagccactaacagaacagcaatgactgtactgagtctgcgctctgaggctctgagaacgcaccgagtcagtccaggtgggggttgggggtggccgggctctgagagatgctggctttctggggttttaatcttcacctccggtgtttacaccctctccaccgctcctggcttgctgccaagacggagcatccacactggggcaaaagccctttcacagaaacggcagagatcacacccctccccgtcaggtctgagctgtgtgagctgcctgtcttgctctggctgtctgccctcagtctgcgcccagtctgattgaccatcccccgaacaaacacagaccttttctggtgactttcaaggatgtcttctcttggtgataatttgtggatttctttctggttcaagcattaagtcagaggcttgtcatgaagtaagttctgagagaaaacgaggagctcaagcagctgtctgcctccacgccgccatcttggccggaagtctcgcATGCTTCCATTTATATTCCATCAATATTGAGGCAATTCTGGGAGCGGATACGatacttcatcattagtcctttgggattgttatcattgtattgctgagattgGCTAAGTCATTCCTAGTTCTTTCATCGAAGAATATTGCTATTATCGTGGGtcacattctcttggttctattcacttcacatCACATCAGGAAAGTATATcacacaagtctttccaggtttttctgagatcatcctgtttgtcatttcttatagtgcaataatattccattacaatcatataccacagtttgtttagtcgttctccagttgatgggtacTGCTTTGGTTTCCAAtccttagccaccacaaaaagaactgctataaatatttttgtacaaatatgtactttctcccctttttgatgtctctgggatatagacctagcagtgatattgctagatcaaagggtatgcacagttttactttggtcatagttccaaattgttctccagaatagctggatcagttcacaactctaccaacagagcattactgtcccagtttttccacatcccctccaacatccaacatcttgctttttttgtcatattagccactctgacaggtgtgagctagtaccttagagttgttttaatttgcatttctctgatcaatggtgatttagaacatttttttaagatgactatagatagctttgatttctttgcttGAAAACTggccgttcatatcctttgaccatttatcaattgaggactgacttgtatttttataaacttgacagtactctatatatttgaaaaataaggcctttatcacaGATATTTGTTGCAAAAAAAGTTTCTCCCAGTTTTTGCTTgccttataattttggttgcattgattttgcttgttcaaaaatattttaattttttaataatcaaaataatctattttgcattttgtaatgttctctgtatCTTCTCTATTCCTTTCCTATAAATCTGATAGATAAACTATTCAAAAGGGAATTTATCCAATCCCTTATCCATTTacagaaactgagacctagagaggtcAAAGGAATTGCTGcatgtcacacagctaagacaCCCTAAATCAAAGATATTACAGGtctaaaataattacaaaatattgatTCAGATGTCCCAAAGAAGATCTTGAGTTTCTGGGCATAATGACAGGTATTCCCTATGTTTAATCATCCTTGGTTGTAGGTCCTTTGCTTCTTACACAGTTTTTGTGGTAGGGAgggaaaataaatagtttttctaTGCATATGCCCGTATTGTACAATCAGCATCTCTTTTAAAGGGGAGTTTCTTGCCCTCATTTTGGGTAGATTCTTGACATTAATTATGCCTGAGCTTGACGTTTAGGGATTTCCCTAGAAGAATTCAGGCAGTGTAGAGGCAAAGAAAGAACCCACTGGGAGCCTCACTTCAGCCCAATTTCCTCTCTTGATGGGTCCCCCTGTACGACTGGTGATATCTTGGAGCCTTGTCCAGGATGTGAGGGTATAGTTCCAATATAGATCAAATACTTGTTTAATCCCATTTCGGGAGCCCCAGCGATGCTGCCTGTTGTATCTTGGGGCAATTTCAGGTTTCTCTTTCGATCATCCTACATTTTACGGGAATCCACTAAGGAAATTGCAggctgcctctgacacatactgactggacaaatcactcacTAGCTTCCTGCCCCAGCAACCTCCTAAGGCTCCAAGTTGAAGGAAAACCTGACCTAAGAGAGGGAGCTTCCTCACCTGAAAGCTGTGTGTTCCAATGACAAATTCTAGTTCCCATCGGTACCTCTATCCCTGTATGCTTCAGAGGCCCCTGGAAACCCTCCCAGGGCCTCAGTCATTTTATGCCTTCATTTGGGTCTGTTGGGGGAACTGCCCTGACAGAATACAAACATGAACATGGCGGCAGACACTCTGCATCTCAGTTATCCTTACTTAACTGACTTGGTGTTAGGAAAGAACTGGGTTTGACTATTGTCTTTGACACTTCCAGTTGTACTGCTCTAGggcacctgcctcccagggcCACTGTGAGGATTAGACAGGGGAAGTCTATAACACTTCAAAGAAAtcttagttgttttattttgctgaggcaattggggttaagtgacttgaccagagtcacacagccaggaagtattgtgtctgaggacagatttgaactcagctcctcctgacttcaggactggtgctctatccactgtattacccAGCTGCCCCAGAAATCTGTTCTGATTGTCCTCATTATTACATTAAGTTCTAATGCCTTggtcaattcaattaaataattttcccaattcACAGTAATtctgagaagaggaagagggcaTGTTtcctctcccttacctccccacCCTAAGGCTCTTGCTCTACCAGTAAAGACTCATTATGCTCCCCCTTCCCCATCAAACCTTCAAAGAATAATTGATTTAAGGTCATTTAGTCCAGCCCCTCAGAGCAGGAAACCCAGTCCCAGAGAAGTCCAATGATTTCTCCTGCTTTCATGGACATACTCTTACCACTGGGCATGAGAGACTCCAAAAAGGATGTCCGAAGTCACTCCCCCCAGAACAAGCAAGCTAGttcagaaagaaatggaatgaacTCAGTTGAGTCCCAGATGTGTGGGGGGCTCCCCAGAAGGAATTATGTATGGAGGAGGAGTTGGACCTCCACCCCTCATATCCTGGCCAAATCTCTGAGTTCTCACCACTGGCCCAGAAGACCCACTGAGGTAGAGAGCCAGGGATCACCGGGCTGGGCTCATCAAATTCAGATGATTGTCTTGTGTGCCAAGTTCCCCCGAAGGTCTCCTTAAGAGGAACACAATGCTTTGGAACTCTCTAATGCCATCTCCACTTTTCTTCCCCCAAGGAGGTTTGGCTGGTCAGCTCCTGGGCTGCCTTGGTTCTGGAAGATCTTGGGCAGACCTAAAATCACCCCCACTTCTTCCTGGATCTCCTGGGTCACAAAATAATAGCCCATGGCATCCAAGCAGCAGTTGGCATTGGCAAGGCGGGAGGCCACCCTGATGGAAGTGACCACGCGCTGGACAACAGGGCAGGAGGCCCCCACATAGTCAGTTATGAGCTTGGCCAGCAGAGCCGCGTGCTGGGGCAGGAAACAGACTAGGAAGATGACCAGGTTAGCTGAGACCACGCAGATTGCTTTGTGGATCAGACTCCTGTCCTGGGCTGGGACCTGGGCCTTTTTCCTGATCAGTTTCTGAAGTACCCACATGGAACAGAAAACAAGGATCACAAGAGGGATGAAAAATAGGGTCAAGGAAAAAACAATGGCCCAGAAGCCTCGCGTCTTACTCTTGCCAAAGCAAAAGTTCTGGCCATTTTGCTTCCAAGCAGTTAAAGAGACCAGGCATATGACCAGCAGCCAGAGAAGGGCACAGGTCCCAGCCGCCTGACGTGGGCAGCGCCACATTCTGGCCCGCAGAGGGTACTGGATGGCCACAAATCGGTCCACAGCAATGGCGGTGGTGATGCAGATGCTCATGTAATTGTTGATCAGGTAAATGCTCTGGGAAACCGTACACAGGAAGCCCTCGGACTGTTCTTTGCCCATTGTGTACAGGACCATGGGCAGGCTCAGCAGCAGGCAGCAGTCAGCCCCGGCCAGGTTGGCCATGTACACCCGGGTCTCTGTCCACCTCCTCATCCGGCAGCAGAATATCCACAGGGGCCAGGGCATTGAGGACAGTCCCTATGATCAGGATGGTGGACAAGTACACCATGGTGACAGTCTGGGGAGAGGTCACTCCTTGTGGTGCTGCAGTTGGGCGGAGTCATCTGGACTACCAGGGATCCACAGTAACCCAGGTAGGAAAGGTTCCTGTACAGACGTAGAGAACATGAGAAAGCTGTTATCAGCAGGAGCATCAAGAATGAACCGGGAGACTTAGACTTAGTGCTGTCCTGaactctatgtgtgtgtgtgaaagagagagagagagagagagagagagagagagagagagagagagagagagagagagagagagagagagagagagagagagaaagagaaagagagagagagacagagacagagaaagaaagagagagagaagaaagagagagacagaggcataAAGttagagacacagagatagatcAAGAGAcaccagagaaagagagatagagacacagagacttaGATAAATAAGGACAGGGagataaagaaagacagaaacagagacagaggcagaggtgGGGGACAAAGTGACTTCGAGCTTCATGTCAGCAGGGACCtcagtttgaatcctacctcCCATATGGACTAAgtgtgtgatcatggacaagttaCCGTCCCTCTTAGTGCCTTTGTATCTGAAAAACTGGGTATAATAAGACTCCCAGAGACACTGAGCTCGTGTctataaatgctttgtaaaatttCCACTATGGAGCTCATGGCTGCAATGATGACATCGATGATGATGATAACactgatgatgatggtgatgataacaTTGATGATGGTGACATTGATCatgatgatattgatgatgatgatgtcacTGATGATGCTGATGGTGAtaaaattgatgatgatgatgatattgatgatgGTGACATTGATCATGATGTTATTTATGATGATATTGATcctgatgatgatggtggtgctaacactgatgatgatggtgataatgatgatgatgatggtgatattgatgatgatgatgatgtcacTGATGATGCTGATGGTGATaacattgatgatgatgatgatattgatgatgGTGACATTGATCATGATGTTATTTATGATGATATTGATcctgatgatgatggtggtgctaacactgatgatgatggtgataatgatgatgatgatgatgacccTGATGATGCTGATGGTGATaacattgatgatgatgatgatattgatgatgGTGACATTGATCATGATGATATTCATAATAATGATATTGATggtgatgatgacgatgatgatgataacattgGTAATGACGATGCTGCTGCTGATGGTGATATTGGTGATGGTGACATTGATTATGATGATATTTATGATAATATTGGTAATGCTAACTGATGATGGTGCTAacactgatgatgatgataataacattGGTGATGACGATAGTGATGATGACACTGATGATGCTGATGGTGATaacattgatgatgatgataacattgAGAATGaggatgattgatgatgatgcagccctcagtttccttagacATTTGGTATCTAAAGCTTTTCACAACTTGGccccatttcatttttctagttttattgcACTTTCCTCCCCACAAAATTATTTCAGTGACATTGGCCCACTTGCAGTGACTTGAAGGAGGCTCTTCCATCTCTCCTGTGGGTCTTTGTCCTAGCTGTCCTTCATGCTtgggcttccttcaagactcagctcctCTGAGAGGCCTTTATCCTCAAAACACCAGCCCCATCCCTGCTAGTGCCCTCCTTCCCCAGAATGCTCTGCATCTACCTTGCATACACCTGGATTTGCCTAGTTGTTTACATGCTGGCacggatctggagtcaggaaagctgtgaatacaaatccagtctcagacacttagcatctGACCCTTGGAAAGTCACTTTGCCTCTGTCTaactcactttccttatctattcaaaagaggataataatagcatatgcttcccagtattgttgtgagaataaaaggaacaagtattttttttcaattacagctttttactttcaaaatatatacatgaattattttcatcatccacccttacaaaaccttgtgctctaaATTTgctccccctcccttagatggcaagtaatccaatatatgttaaatatgtacaattctcct
The Sminthopsis crassicaudata isolate SCR6 chromosome 4, ASM4859323v1, whole genome shotgun sequence genome window above contains:
- the LOC141541467 gene encoding G-protein coupled receptor 35-like codes for the protein MPWPLWIFCCRMRRWTETRVYMANLAGADCCLLLSLPMVLYTMGKEQSEGFLCTVSQSIYLINNYMSICITTAIAVDRFVAIQYPLRARMWRCPRQAAGTCALLWLLVICLVSLTAWKQNGQNFCFGKSKTRGFWAIVFSLTLFFIPLVILVFCSMWVLQKLIRKKAQVPAQDRSLIHKAICVVSANLVIFLVCFLPQHAALLAKLITDYVGASCPVVQRVVTSIRVASRLANANCCLDAMGYYFVTQEIQEEVGVILGLPKIFQNQGSPGADQPNLLGGRKVEMALESSKALCSS